The following are encoded in a window of Arthrobacter sp. OAP107 genomic DNA:
- a CDS encoding DUF1788 domain-containing protein, which translates to MTQTDLSKEEEHLFAVLSGRRFLQMEGLSNEVPFFIYPYAPEDALAVTGSKKRIKNRLANKGVVVREVNLYDLSVEILKERGVWDRLIALEPEQEKADFRELLQGMLDPQLHIASAIRTKLAEGDFDIFFLTGIGEVFPYIRSHNVLNNLQSVVTRKPMLMFFPGRYEQSATLGSSLVLFGRLQDDQYYRAKNILDQEV; encoded by the coding sequence GTGACACAGACCGACCTTTCTAAAGAGGAAGAGCACTTGTTCGCCGTTCTTAGCGGCAGGCGGTTTCTCCAAATGGAGGGCCTGAGTAACGAGGTGCCGTTCTTCATTTACCCCTACGCCCCTGAGGACGCACTCGCGGTCACGGGGTCGAAAAAGCGCATCAAGAACCGCCTGGCGAACAAGGGCGTCGTGGTCCGAGAGGTCAACCTCTACGACCTGTCAGTGGAGATTCTCAAGGAACGCGGAGTCTGGGATCGACTGATCGCGCTCGAACCCGAGCAGGAAAAGGCCGACTTCCGTGAGTTACTCCAAGGGATGCTCGACCCGCAGCTCCACATTGCGTCCGCGATCAGGACCAAGCTCGCCGAGGGTGACTTCGATATCTTCTTCCTCACCGGCATCGGCGAGGTCTTCCCGTACATCCGTTCACACAACGTGCTGAACAACCTGCAGAGCGTCGTGACACGTAAGCCTATGCTCATGTTTTTCCCCGGCCGCTACGAGCAGTCCGCCACACTTGGATCATCGCTCGTGCTGTTCGGACGACTCCAAGACGACCAGTACTACCGAGCCAAGAACATCTTGGACCAGGAGGTTTGA
- the pglX gene encoding BREX-1 system adenine-specific DNA-methyltransferase PglX, producing METAPLKSFATWARTALIREVSARISVVLASEELRQEQPNAVAALEKAVNAAGGSDKGRDTVADKVAYTWFNRIIALRFMDANGYTGIGVVSPERSRRGGQPEILAEAKRGNIDSAVVTNKRTAETVTSLLNGTRRSADPQGEAYALMLAEYCRYWNRSMPFMFEREGDYTELLIPANLLADDSVLARATSLLTEDICQDVEVIGWLYQFYISERKEEVFAGFKKNERAGAAEIPAATQLFTPHWIVRYLVENSLGRLWLLNKPSSRLIDQMDYYIAPVDGETDFLEVSSPEELKVIDPACGSGHMLTYAFDLLYAIYEEEGYAPSDIPGLILANNLYGTEIDPRAGGLAAFALTMKARARQRTFFNKGIEPNICVLEPISFTRTELTTLITSNGNRHDEETFWNQFENADTFGSLIRPREDLIESLRRHLSANLPEDGDLLTTELANRAHSIITQAEYLSQRYNVVVANPPYMGAKNLSPRVAEWLKSEYADGSADLFAASFYRYLYLAVDRGQLGLMSPYVWMFISTYKELRERLLGQETITSLVQLEYSGFEGATVPICAFTLQRGHQQQYPGGYVRLNDFVGPSQQGPRCLEIIQAGNAKGSTNTQERTAMANHFYRASAEDFRNIPGSPIVYWVEPQLIALYAGSLIGDRFQIKAGVGTRNDDLFMRLHWEVSAERIGRDKRWVLTDKAGEFRKWYAGFTYVMDWEDDGFRIKNYRNPDGSLKSRPQNIQFMFEEGVTWGKIGSGATSFRWRPKGYGFNDAAPAIFGPGAFDLLAQLNSNVGKCLVEIKGSTLNVQTGMVADLPIVQTSPDATESARTLTSRAVSLSKRDWDSQEISPDFLAPEHVLKRMPDHPLENVHQRVSEVQRQWVDELTQIESDIECAIRDAANLPSESTEIGPVSLLANPAFRYGRRKADDLIVAQKRDAMNDLISYAVGCMFGRYSLDEPGLILANQGDTLQDYLAKVPNPTFTPDKDNVIPIVDGDWFEDDIVARFRQFLRTAFGDQHFARNLRFVTESLGVKDLRDYFVKSFYKDHVQRYKKRPIYWLFSSSKGSFNALIYMHRYTPSTASTVLNEYLREFKAKLDASRQHQERLAAGTGAPREQAAAQKEVDRLRKVLLELDEYEHDVLYPLASQQVQIDLDDGVKANYPKLGAALKKIPGLEADS from the coding sequence ATGGAAACCGCACCGCTTAAATCGTTCGCCACATGGGCACGCACAGCTCTCATCCGCGAGGTGTCAGCCCGCATCTCCGTCGTTCTGGCATCGGAAGAGCTGCGCCAGGAACAGCCCAACGCCGTCGCCGCCCTGGAAAAGGCCGTCAACGCTGCCGGCGGCAGCGACAAGGGCCGCGACACAGTCGCGGACAAGGTCGCCTACACCTGGTTCAACCGCATCATCGCGCTGCGGTTCATGGATGCCAACGGTTACACCGGCATCGGCGTCGTCTCGCCCGAACGGAGCCGCAGGGGAGGACAGCCCGAAATTCTTGCCGAGGCCAAGCGCGGGAACATTGACAGCGCGGTCGTCACTAACAAGCGCACGGCGGAGACCGTCACGAGCCTGCTCAACGGCACGCGCCGCAGCGCAGACCCTCAGGGCGAGGCGTACGCGCTGATGCTCGCGGAGTACTGCCGGTATTGGAACCGCTCTATGCCGTTCATGTTCGAGCGGGAGGGCGACTACACCGAACTGCTCATCCCCGCGAACCTGCTCGCAGACGACTCGGTGCTGGCCCGCGCCACAAGCCTGCTCACTGAGGATATCTGCCAGGATGTCGAAGTCATCGGTTGGCTGTACCAGTTCTACATCTCTGAACGGAAAGAAGAGGTCTTCGCGGGGTTCAAGAAGAACGAGAGGGCCGGCGCTGCGGAGATCCCCGCCGCTACCCAGCTTTTCACCCCGCACTGGATCGTCCGCTACCTTGTCGAGAATTCGCTCGGGCGGCTGTGGCTGCTCAACAAGCCCTCCTCACGCTTGATCGACCAAATGGATTACTACATCGCTCCGGTCGACGGGGAGACCGACTTCCTGGAGGTCTCAAGCCCCGAGGAACTAAAGGTTATTGACCCAGCCTGCGGCTCCGGCCACATGCTCACCTACGCATTCGACCTGCTATACGCCATCTATGAAGAAGAGGGCTATGCTCCGTCCGACATCCCTGGCTTGATCCTCGCTAACAATCTCTACGGCACTGAGATCGATCCCCGCGCCGGCGGGCTCGCTGCCTTCGCTCTCACGATGAAAGCTCGGGCTCGCCAGCGGACTTTCTTCAACAAGGGCATCGAGCCGAACATCTGCGTACTCGAACCCATCTCCTTCACGCGGACTGAGTTGACAACCCTGATCACGAGCAACGGCAACCGCCACGACGAGGAGACGTTTTGGAACCAGTTCGAGAATGCAGACACGTTCGGGTCCCTCATCCGGCCTCGCGAAGATTTGATCGAGTCGCTACGCCGTCATCTCAGCGCTAACCTTCCGGAGGATGGCGACCTTCTCACGACTGAGCTGGCGAATCGCGCGCATAGCATCATCACACAAGCCGAGTATCTGTCACAGCGTTACAACGTCGTCGTAGCAAACCCGCCATACATGGGTGCAAAGAACCTGAGTCCGCGTGTTGCTGAATGGCTCAAGTCAGAATACGCGGATGGTAGCGCCGATCTCTTCGCCGCTTCCTTCTATCGATATCTCTACCTGGCAGTGGATCGAGGACAGCTTGGCTTAATGAGTCCTTATGTATGGATGTTCATTTCGACCTACAAAGAATTGCGCGAGCGTCTCCTAGGCCAGGAGACAATCACTTCTCTTGTACAGCTTGAGTATTCTGGCTTTGAAGGTGCCACCGTGCCCATCTGCGCATTCACTCTGCAGAGAGGTCACCAGCAGCAATATCCCGGCGGATACGTGAGGCTGAACGACTTTGTTGGACCTTCACAACAAGGACCGCGGTGCCTCGAGATCATTCAGGCCGGGAACGCTAAGGGATCCACTAATACGCAAGAGCGTACAGCGATGGCAAACCATTTCTATCGTGCTTCAGCTGAGGATTTCCGAAATATCCCAGGCAGCCCCATCGTTTACTGGGTAGAACCGCAATTGATTGCACTCTACGCGGGGTCACTAATTGGTGACAGGTTCCAAATCAAGGCGGGAGTAGGGACCCGGAATGACGACCTATTCATGCGGCTTCATTGGGAAGTGAGTGCAGAGCGGATCGGTCGCGACAAAAGGTGGGTCCTGACCGACAAGGCTGGCGAATTCCGAAAGTGGTATGCCGGGTTTACCTACGTAATGGACTGGGAGGATGATGGTTTTCGGATTAAGAACTATCGCAATCCAGACGGGTCGCTCAAGTCGCGCCCTCAGAACATTCAATTCATGTTCGAAGAGGGCGTCACATGGGGAAAAATCGGATCCGGAGCTACGAGTTTCCGGTGGCGTCCGAAGGGCTACGGATTCAACGATGCCGCTCCGGCTATATTCGGCCCCGGGGCTTTCGATCTACTCGCGCAACTGAACTCAAATGTGGGTAAGTGCCTGGTAGAGATCAAGGGCTCAACACTCAACGTTCAGACAGGAATGGTGGCGGACCTGCCGATCGTTCAGACGTCGCCTGATGCAACTGAATCCGCACGAACGCTCACAAGCCGCGCGGTAAGTCTCTCAAAGCGCGACTGGGATTCACAAGAGATCTCTCCGGACTTCTTAGCGCCGGAGCATGTTCTGAAGCGGATGCCGGATCATCCGCTAGAGAACGTGCACCAGCGAGTTTCCGAAGTGCAGCGCCAATGGGTGGACGAACTTACTCAAATCGAGAGTGACATTGAATGCGCGATTAGGGACGCGGCGAATCTGCCAAGCGAGTCGACCGAGATCGGGCCAGTCTCCCTATTAGCAAATCCTGCGTTTCGGTACGGACGTCGGAAGGCAGATGACCTGATCGTTGCCCAGAAACGGGACGCCATGAATGACTTGATCTCGTATGCCGTGGGATGCATGTTTGGGCGATATAGCCTCGATGAACCGGGGCTGATACTCGCGAATCAGGGCGACACGCTCCAGGATTACCTCGCCAAGGTGCCAAATCCGACGTTTACCCCGGACAAAGACAACGTGATCCCCATCGTCGACGGGGACTGGTTTGAAGACGACATCGTGGCGCGGTTCCGGCAGTTCCTTCGGACCGCATTCGGCGATCAGCACTTTGCGCGGAACCTCCGCTTTGTCACCGAATCGCTTGGCGTGAAGGACTTGCGCGATTACTTCGTGAAATCCTTCTACAAGGATCACGTACAGCGGTACAAGAAACGCCCGATCTATTGGCTGTTCTCCAGCAGCAAGGGCTCCTTCAACGCGCTCATCTACATGCACCGCTACACGCCGTCGACCGCCTCAACTGTGCTCAACGAGTACCTTCGCGAGTTCAAAGCAAAGCTGGATGCCAGCCGCCAGCACCAGGAGCGCCTCGCTGCAGGCACAGGTGCACCACGGGAACAGGCAGCCGCCCAGAAAGAGGTCGACCGCCTGCGCAAGGTGCTTCTCGAACTCGATGAATACGAGCACGACGTGCTGTACCCACTGGCGTCCCAGCAGGTGCAGATCGACCTCGACGACGGCGTCAAGGCGAACTACCCGAAGCTCGGTGCTGCCCTCAAAAAGATCCCGGGGCTGGAGGCCGACTCGTGA
- the brxC gene encoding BREX system P-loop protein BrxC, whose amino-acid sequence MNLHAIFAKDVQRPIEGVIKADDTAHLGTEVDEYVLTNEAAKGLELLLEAYTNYTNANGVWISGFFGSGKSHLLKLLAHLLGDVDGQDFPRARVSESFRTKAQDAFLPALLTKAERIPAKSLLFNIDQKATLITKDQTDALLKVFVKVFDESRGYYGSQGHVARFERDLDNRGQYEAFKDAYTRISGRSWAQGREEGVLEEVNVAKAYAEVSGYTDSTPTNILTKYRNEYSVSIEDFADEVMDWLDKQEDDFRLNFYVDEVGQFIGSNTHLMLNLQTIAESLNTKCQGRAWVFVTSQEDMDKVVGDRTKQQGNDFSKIQARFATRVKLTSADVEEVIRKRLLEKNEAGEPALNSIYAEQHANFKTLFDFVDGAKTYRNYTDEAHFVGTYPFVSYQFPLFQAAIEGISDHNVFEGRNSSVGERSMLGVVQQVAKDIGDVEVGRLATFDHMFAGIRASLKSAAQRSIDVAERNLDNELAVRLLKALFLVKYVEGFHATPRNLTVLVYDRFGLDLPALAKQVQEALTLLETQTYVQRNGNLYEYLTNEEQVIEEEIKNIDIDASDVSGRLFKIISGDVVRTSKLRYAKNGQDFAFGYKLDDQVYGQQRELTMHFITPEYPFGPEETRMHSAGKDELRVILEPDERALSDLRLLIKTEKYTKRKQTTSLSAIEDQILRSKATQNVEREKELIERIRRAVGKADLVINAAGVTSSSQDAITRVTDGFQDLISRTYTQLRLLGGVAYSEQQVAAFANPNQSDMFDDSSLSMLAVPGDELLSFLLQRDRLGEQITVKTIVDTFQAKPYGWDLASIEVVIAWLVGNSKITVTVDGNVLKRTEVAAVLRNTQKHSHSVVAPQKLFDERQVATFRKFCTDFFDEATPPKDPLELARHGSEKLGAKLDELRALVSGSKYPFVEQLAAPIALLEQAVGKSDEWYLTDFSLSDELLDAKENVIDPIQSFLGGGQKVIYDEAVVLLTSNTNNLGYLPPGSDADVRRLLDDPNAFRGNRMTQLKQAADALGAKVEDTLATHRRTVIQDIEGRKSEVLDSAYYGNATEEAQQRVTRTIDQIITRLGSEQQIALIREQGNGFEERTYPELLDQLASSARSTGGTDSPEPTPKQTVSVKTITVPGAHGVLENPDDVDRYLDALRGALLNTLNDGKRIAL is encoded by the coding sequence ATGAATCTGCATGCGATCTTCGCCAAGGACGTTCAGCGCCCGATAGAAGGTGTCATCAAGGCTGACGACACCGCGCATTTGGGCACCGAGGTTGATGAGTACGTCTTGACCAACGAGGCAGCCAAGGGTCTGGAACTGCTGCTTGAGGCTTATACGAACTACACCAACGCCAACGGCGTGTGGATCTCGGGCTTCTTTGGTTCCGGTAAGTCCCACCTGCTGAAGCTGCTAGCACACCTCCTCGGTGACGTGGACGGTCAGGACTTCCCGCGAGCACGCGTCTCCGAGAGCTTCCGCACCAAGGCACAGGATGCGTTCCTTCCGGCACTGCTGACCAAGGCTGAGAGGATCCCGGCGAAGAGCCTGCTGTTCAACATCGACCAGAAGGCCACCCTCATTACGAAGGATCAGACCGACGCCTTGCTGAAGGTGTTCGTCAAGGTCTTCGACGAGAGCCGCGGCTACTACGGCAGCCAAGGGCACGTCGCCCGGTTCGAGCGCGACCTGGACAACCGCGGCCAGTATGAAGCATTCAAGGACGCATACACCCGTATCTCCGGGCGCAGCTGGGCGCAGGGACGTGAAGAGGGCGTGCTCGAAGAGGTCAACGTGGCCAAGGCGTACGCCGAGGTCAGCGGCTACACCGACAGTACGCCCACTAACATCCTCACCAAGTACCGCAACGAGTATTCAGTCTCCATCGAGGACTTCGCCGACGAGGTGATGGATTGGCTGGATAAGCAGGAAGACGACTTCCGGCTGAACTTCTACGTCGATGAAGTCGGCCAGTTCATCGGATCGAACACGCACCTGATGCTCAATCTCCAGACGATTGCCGAGTCGCTGAACACCAAATGCCAAGGCCGTGCCTGGGTGTTCGTGACTTCCCAGGAGGACATGGACAAGGTCGTCGGTGACCGCACGAAGCAGCAAGGCAACGACTTCTCCAAGATTCAGGCCCGGTTCGCCACCCGTGTGAAGCTCACCAGCGCCGATGTGGAAGAGGTCATCCGCAAGCGACTGCTGGAGAAGAACGAGGCCGGCGAGCCCGCGCTGAATTCGATTTATGCAGAGCAGCACGCCAACTTCAAGACCCTGTTCGACTTTGTGGACGGCGCGAAGACATACCGCAATTACACGGACGAGGCGCACTTTGTCGGCACGTACCCGTTCGTCAGTTATCAGTTCCCTCTGTTCCAGGCGGCGATCGAGGGCATCTCCGACCACAATGTGTTCGAAGGCCGCAACAGCTCAGTCGGTGAACGCTCGATGCTCGGCGTCGTCCAGCAGGTCGCCAAGGACATCGGCGACGTAGAAGTCGGCAGGCTGGCGACCTTCGACCACATGTTCGCGGGCATCCGCGCTTCGCTGAAGTCGGCCGCTCAGCGTTCGATCGACGTTGCCGAGCGCAACCTGGACAACGAACTGGCCGTGCGGCTGCTCAAGGCGCTGTTTCTGGTGAAGTACGTCGAAGGCTTCCACGCCACCCCACGCAACCTGACCGTGCTGGTTTACGACCGTTTCGGACTTGACCTGCCCGCCCTGGCCAAGCAGGTGCAAGAGGCACTGACCCTGCTGGAGACGCAGACTTACGTGCAGCGCAACGGCAACCTCTACGAGTACCTGACCAACGAAGAGCAGGTCATCGAGGAGGAGATCAAGAACATCGACATCGATGCCTCGGATGTCAGCGGTCGGCTCTTCAAGATTATCTCCGGCGACGTGGTTCGCACGAGCAAGCTGAGGTACGCCAAGAACGGACAGGACTTCGCTTTCGGGTACAAGCTTGACGATCAGGTGTACGGGCAGCAGCGCGAACTGACCATGCACTTCATTACGCCGGAATACCCATTCGGCCCTGAAGAGACACGGATGCACAGCGCCGGCAAGGACGAGCTGCGCGTCATCCTGGAGCCCGATGAGCGCGCACTTTCGGACCTGCGCCTGCTGATCAAGACGGAGAAGTACACCAAGCGCAAGCAGACGACTTCGCTGTCCGCAATCGAGGACCAGATCCTGCGCTCGAAGGCGACGCAGAACGTCGAGCGCGAGAAGGAACTCATCGAGCGCATCCGCCGCGCAGTTGGCAAGGCGGACCTCGTAATCAATGCCGCCGGCGTAACCTCCTCCTCGCAGGACGCCATCACGCGCGTCACCGATGGCTTCCAGGACCTCATCAGCCGCACTTACACCCAGCTCAGGCTGCTTGGCGGCGTTGCGTACAGTGAGCAGCAGGTTGCTGCGTTCGCCAACCCCAACCAGTCGGACATGTTCGACGATTCATCGCTCTCCATGCTGGCTGTTCCAGGTGACGAGTTGCTTTCGTTCCTGCTGCAGCGCGACCGGCTCGGTGAGCAGATAACGGTCAAGACGATCGTGGATACATTCCAGGCCAAGCCCTACGGATGGGATCTCGCATCGATAGAGGTCGTCATCGCCTGGCTCGTTGGAAACTCAAAGATCACGGTCACCGTCGATGGAAACGTGCTGAAGCGGACCGAAGTAGCTGCCGTTCTGCGCAATACGCAGAAGCACTCGCATTCCGTCGTCGCCCCGCAGAAGCTCTTTGACGAGCGCCAGGTCGCGACGTTCCGCAAATTTTGCACCGACTTCTTCGACGAGGCCACCCCACCGAAAGACCCGCTGGAGCTGGCTCGGCACGGCAGCGAAAAGCTCGGGGCAAAGCTCGACGAATTAAGGGCGCTAGTGAGCGGATCGAAGTACCCGTTCGTGGAGCAGTTGGCTGCCCCCATTGCCCTGCTCGAACAGGCTGTGGGCAAATCTGACGAGTGGTACCTCACTGATTTCAGTCTTAGCGACGAATTGCTAGACGCCAAAGAGAACGTCATCGACCCTATTCAGTCGTTCCTGGGCGGCGGCCAGAAAGTCATCTACGACGAGGCCGTCGTACTGCTCACCTCAAACACGAACAACCTCGGATACCTGCCCCCAGGAAGCGATGCCGACGTCAGGCGACTCCTGGACGATCCCAACGCCTTCCGGGGCAATCGCATGACCCAACTCAAGCAGGCCGCAGACGCCCTTGGCGCGAAAGTCGAGGACACGCTCGCCACCCATCGCAGGACGGTCATCCAGGACATCGAGGGACGCAAGTCCGAGGTACTCGACAGCGCCTACTACGGCAACGCCACGGAGGAAGCGCAGCAGCGGGTCACCCGTACAATCGACCAGATCATCACCCGCTTAGGCAGTGAGCAGCAGATCGCGCTCATCCGCGAGCAGGGTAATGGCTTTGAGGAGCGGACCTATCCCGAGCTGCTCGACCAGCTCGCATCCTCGGCCCGGTCTACGGGCGGTACGGACAGCCCGGAGCCCACGCCGAAGCAGACCGTCTCGGTCAAGACGATCACCGTGCCCGGTGCCCACGGTGTGCTTGAGAACCCAGACGACGTCGACCGCTACCTCGATGCGCTCCGCGGTGCGCTGCTGAACACGCTCAACGACGGAAAGAGAATCGCGCTCTGA
- a CDS encoding Shedu immune nuclease family protein encodes MITFEDHGSKVVLVYTPSTFRPVTWVDNKLGSEGHATLSQVFTVQKTDLLSQDADDEDDEDDGDDADVRRFVIGSLDGQYRTIRSDVLGLKHDLLIVTTMQLTRSTFVAERNISIFGRIDGLLTEQIVVGGNREGAIPVDEFARLLRRFPTSTEVTYYAATRVTRILREYLETMSDAELRLESYIERRERSGTEEWVEAHGRIPAANELELEKFTYVRDRLVEMLEDADGYSEADWQGAVADLFLLVFPQYIAVLHNVHVKERYSNESKSTDRYIDLMLVGANGCVDIIELKKPFERGLMSKSQYRDNHVPMRELSGSIMQAEKYLFYLSKSGRDGEKAISKKHAANLPAGLEIKIANPKAIILVGRDSNLSAEERFDFEFVRRKYSNVVDIISYDDLLRRLENVIATLTKRVVTEDILGPDDEIGVSA; translated from the coding sequence GTGATCACTTTCGAGGATCATGGATCGAAGGTTGTATTGGTCTATACCCCGAGCACTTTTAGGCCGGTGACATGGGTGGACAACAAGCTGGGCTCCGAAGGTCATGCCACCCTCTCGCAAGTCTTCACAGTCCAGAAGACGGACCTGCTAAGCCAAGACGCTGACGACGAAGACGACGAAGACGACGGCGACGACGCGGACGTCCGGCGCTTTGTGATCGGCAGCCTCGACGGTCAATATCGGACCATACGATCAGACGTCCTTGGTCTCAAGCACGACTTGCTGATCGTAACGACGATGCAGCTGACGAGATCAACGTTCGTCGCCGAACGCAACATCTCCATCTTCGGACGAATCGACGGCTTACTCACGGAGCAGATCGTCGTCGGAGGGAATCGGGAAGGTGCAATCCCCGTGGATGAGTTCGCCCGGCTGCTTCGAAGATTCCCGACATCGACCGAGGTCACCTACTATGCAGCGACCCGGGTTACCCGCATCCTCCGCGAATATCTGGAAACCATGTCCGACGCCGAACTGCGGCTGGAGAGTTACATCGAGCGTCGCGAACGTTCCGGGACCGAAGAGTGGGTAGAGGCCCATGGTCGGATACCGGCCGCAAACGAGCTGGAGCTCGAGAAGTTCACATACGTTCGGGACCGCTTGGTTGAGATGTTGGAGGACGCGGATGGCTACTCCGAGGCTGACTGGCAGGGGGCAGTGGCAGACCTGTTTCTGCTGGTATTCCCCCAATACATCGCGGTTCTGCACAATGTCCACGTCAAGGAACGGTACTCAAACGAATCCAAGTCGACAGACCGCTACATCGACCTCATGCTCGTCGGGGCCAACGGATGTGTGGACATCATCGAGCTCAAGAAGCCGTTCGAGCGCGGTCTGATGTCGAAGAGTCAGTATCGGGATAACCATGTCCCCATGCGCGAGTTGTCGGGCTCGATCATGCAGGCGGAGAAGTACCTCTTCTACCTGAGCAAGTCGGGCAGGGACGGCGAGAAAGCCATCAGCAAGAAGCACGCAGCTAATCTTCCCGCTGGCCTTGAGATCAAGATCGCCAACCCGAAGGCGATCATTCTGGTGGGACGGGACAGCAACCTCTCTGCAGAGGAGAGGTTCGACTTCGAATTCGTCCGACGGAAGTACTCGAATGTTGTCGACATCATCTCGTACGACGACTTGCTGCGCCGCTTGGAGAACGTCATCGCTACTCTCACGAAGCGCGTTGTCACCGAGGATATTCTTGGGCCAGACGACGAGATCGGAGTATCAGCATGA